A window of Trichoderma atroviride chromosome 3, complete sequence contains these coding sequences:
- a CDS encoding uncharacterized protein (EggNog:ENOG41) — protein sequence MECDICHHPHDAQRRPFLCAVDARNRIYEGRMKHLQLVLENESLKAQIDELLDDAAKPNKHTLDEIIAHRDAAEQKTDQILAAADRLRDDIKAARDEIQARKAAIARRRSDLASVSAGIVERRAKQLREVEKSINMLKFRWSQSAEDMASTRGFLCNEAVRLYGLKRVTKKGGTGRYEYHLGKIPIVDLTSMDSLSPEAISTSLAHIAHVVMLVSHYLSIRLPAEIVLPHRDYPRPTMFTVPNSYRHGDVSFPGALLAPTPLSEPPFANSHVPRPRPLFVDKPLPQLSKEDPAAYSLFLEGTTLLAYDVAWLCCSQGVSVGDKTSFEDICNMGRNLYNLLMNNQIQSGAINFLMGAPAVDANIGGQNADSKQSWIGRYAHGTTYYSLSGDEGTELTKSFRLPSPLKLADKLKKKLLGDAPAPDWEVLGDDEWKDANMPGNGVFDPKAVGSKNGGTPDARDSPRTSSSNGWMKVKSRY from the exons ATGGAGTGCGACATCTGCCACCACCCGCATGACGCCCAGCGCCGGCCGTTCCTCTGCGCCGTGGATGCCCGTAACAGGATCTACGAGGGCCGCATGAAGCATCTGCAGCTGGTGCTCGAGAATGAGTCGCTCAAGGCCCAGATCGACGAGCTCCTGGACGATGCAGCCAAACCAAACAAGCATACCTTGGACGAAATCATTGCGCACCGAGATGCGGCTGAGCAAAAGACGGACCAGATTCTCGCCGCCGCGGATAGGCTTCGCGACGACATCAAAGCGGCCAGGGATGAGATTCAGGCTAGAAAGGCGGCCATCGCTCGACGGAGATCCGACCTGGCCTCCGTCTCTGCCGGCATAGTGGAGCGCAGAGCCAAGCAGCTCAGGGAGGTAGAGAAGTCGATTAACATGCTCAAATTCCGATGGTCGCAAAGTGCTGAGGATATGGCCTCTACTCGTGGCTTTTTGTGCAACGAAGCTGTTCGGCTCTACGGTCTCAAGAGAGTCACGAAGAAAGGCGGCACGGGGCGCTACGAATATCATCTCGGCAAGATTCCCATTGTAGATCTAACCAGCATGGACT CTCTTTCGCCCGAGGCTATCTCAACCTCTCTCGCTCACATAGCCCATGTCGTCATGCTGGTTTCCCACTACCTTTCCATCCGCCTTCCTGCCGAGATCGTCCTCCCTCACCGCGATTACCCGCGACCAACCATGTTCACCGTTCCAAATTCCTACCGCCATGGCGACGTTTCATTCCCCGGCGCTCTCCTTGCTCCGACTCCGTTGTCTGAGCCCCCATTTGCCAATTCCCACGTCCCTCGACCTCGCCCTCTGTTCGTGGATAAACCTCTCCCACAGCTCTCCAAAGAGGACCCTGCTGCCTACTCGTTGTTCCTCGAAGGCACCACGTTGCTTGCCTATGATGTTGCTTGGCTCTGCTGTTCGCAGGGTGTATCCGTGGGAGACAAGACTTCGTTTGAGGACATTTGCAACATGGGCCGGAACTTGTATAATCTATTGATGAATAATCAGATCCAGAGCGGTGCCATCAATTTTTTGATGGGCGCCCCGGCAGTAGATGCCAACATTGGAGGCCAGAATGCCGATTCGAAGCAGAGCTGGATCGGCCGCTATGCTCACGGCACGACTTATTACAGCCTTTCCGGCGACGAAGGAACCGAACTGACAAAGTCCTTCCGGCTGCCTAGCCCACTGAAGCTTGCTGAtaagctgaagaagaagcttcttgGAGACGCGCCCGCCCCTGACTGGGAGGtccttggcgatgatgaatggAAGGACGCGAATATGCCGGGCAACGGAGTTTTTGATCCAAAGGCTGTAGGCAGCAAGAATGGCGGTACTCCCGACGCGAGAGACTCGCCCCGGACCAGTAGTTCGAATGGATGGATGAAGGTCAAGAGCAGATACTAG